A single Camelus ferus isolate YT-003-E chromosome 3, BCGSAC_Cfer_1.0, whole genome shotgun sequence DNA region contains:
- the LOC102508083 gene encoding enhancer of rudimentary homolog, translating to MHHTILLVQPTKRPEGRTYADYESTNECMEGVCEMYEEHLRRMNPNSPSITCDISQFFDFINDPADPSYLVYRADTRTYQPCNKDWIKE from the coding sequence ATGCATCACACCATCTTGCTGGTACAGCCTACAAAGAGGCCAGAAGGCAGAACTTACGCTGACTATGAATCTACGAATGAATGCATGGAAGGTGTTTGTGAAATGTATGAAGAACATCTGAGAAGAATGAATCCCAACAGCCCCTCTATCACATGTGACATCAGTCAGTTTTTTGATTTTATCAATGATCCGGCTGACCCCAGTTACCTTGTTTACAGAGCTGATACCCGGACATACCAGCCTTGTAACAAAGACTGGATTAAAGAGTAG